GGCCCGAGGCTTCAGGCGGGCAGGTCATGAATTCCGCGGGGTCGGCCAAAGGCAGGGAATAGGGGCCACCGTTCGTGCCACAGGCCAACTCGTTCACGTCGATCGGGGGAATGATCGTCACGGGTTCGCCCAGATGCGCGTCCCATATGTCGAAGGGCGCTTCCAATGCCGAGCGGTCCCGCTCCTGGGCGATGGCGCTCCCGGCGGCCAGGGCCGCGAGGAGCGTGAGTGTCAGCCTTGCCCGCATGGCTTACCGGTTGGCCAGGGGGGCGCAGTTGCGGTGTCCTGGCTCGAAGAAGGCCTCGCATTGTTCGAGCGTGGTGTCCCCCGCGCCGATCACGTCGGTGAGCATATAGGCGACGAGGTTGTCGATGTCGGCGTCCCGGATCGACTTGCCGCGGGTCGGCGCCTCGCCTTCGTCGAAATCCTCAAGCGTCATGTCGTAGCAGCGACCGTCGGAATAGGCGTTCCGGTCATGATAGGGCATTTCCGTAAAAGGCCGCCCGCAGGCGATGACTTCGTGCAGAAGCTCGGCATCGTCGGGAAACTCGCGCAGCTTCGGAGCGATCCCGACCGAACGCGGATTCCGGCCCATGCCATTTCCGTCCCAGCCATGGCATTGCACGCAGACGCCGATCCGTTCGTAAACTTCCTTGCCGCGGGCGATGTCGTAATCTTCGGGATTGAAGTCGGCGTCCTGCGCCATCAGCGGCGCTGTGAGAAGGGCCATGCCAAGGGCGGCGGCGGTTGCGAGAGTGGTTCGTGCCTTCATGGGGGGTGACTTTCCGTTCTTCGTATCGTTTGCGCGTTTCGTAACCTTCAAGACAGTTTCCGGCCGCAAGGGGTGCGGCCGGAAACCTTTTCGGTGCTCTTTGATCAGAGCGCGAAGACGTAGAGCATGTTTGCACCCTGCGTCTGTTCGATGTCCGTGTGACCGAATGTGCCAAGGCCGATGGGACCCGAGACGATCGCGACATATTGCTTGCCGTCGACCGCATAGGTCATCGCCGGTGCCTTGAACACGCCGCCAAGGTTCGTGGACCAGACCTGTTCCAGCGTTTCGGCATTGTAGGCGCCGAACGTCCCGTCCATTTCGCCGACCCACACCAGATCGCCCGAGAGCAGGACGCCGGCGTAGCCCGGATATTCCCGCATCTCTTTTTTCACGACCTGACCGGTGGCCACGTCGAGCTGGATGATCGAGCCGTCGATCTCACCCGAGTCGGCGTTCGAGCCGCCGGTGAAGATCGAACCTTGCATCACGTCTTCCGGGGCCACGGGGACCACGGAGAGTTCCGAGCAGCCTTCGATCGAATGGCCATAGGCCATGCCCGTCGCCGGATTGTAGGCGGTGGGCCAGAAGTTGATGCCACCCTGAAGGTGCGGGCAGTTTTCGATCGGGCCGCCGTCACGCCGCAGGACGACGTCCTGAGCGTAGCTTTGAAGTGACGCGTTCGGATCATAGTTCACGGGCTTGCCGGTCTTGGGGTCGACGCCTTCGGTCCAGTTGAGCTGTTCGACATACTGGCCCGAGTTGAT
The Maritimibacter sp. DP1N21-5 DNA segment above includes these coding regions:
- a CDS encoding cytochrome c; this translates as MKARTTLATAAALGMALLTAPLMAQDADFNPEDYDIARGKEVYERIGVCVQCHGWDGNGMGRNPRSVGIAPKLREFPDDAELLHEVIACGRPFTEMPYHDRNAYSDGRCYDMTLEDFDEGEAPTRGKSIRDADIDNLVAYMLTDVIGAGDTTLEQCEAFFEPGHRNCAPLANR